A window of Sphingobacterium kitahiroshimense genomic DNA:
TCTTTAGCAACAATTACTTCTAATTCTTGAATATCTGCAGGAGTAATTCTTTGATAAAGTAAATCTGCCATTCCAAGTTCCAATATCAATCTCATTTCAAATAAATCACGCAGTGTCTTATCATCCATGATCGTTGGGTAAAGCGATTTTTTCATCGGACTGATCAGATCCGGACTGGTTAATACAGCACCTCTATGTTTTTTAGATTCTACTAAGCCTACTAGTCTTAAACGTAACATTGCTTCTCGGATCACCGTGCGGCTTACTCCTAAAGTTTCCGCTAATTCTAATTCCTTGGGAAGTGCATCGCCTATTTTTAATCCCTGACTAATGAATAAATTGATGATTTCTTTCTCCACTTTATCAACTAGTGAAGAGGTATCAATGGTGTTAACAAAATTGATCAATGTTGGATTTGTACTCATAAAAGTGCATTTATACGCCTAAAAACAAATATACATATAAATTTTTACAAGTATGTTGTACATAATGTTAATTTAATGTTGTTTTTTACAAATTAAATTATATAAATTTGCTTTATGTAATACTTAATAATAACCAATATGTATTCAAACCGAAAATTAAAACATTTATTACTCTGGTCTATGCTAGCAGGAAATCTAGCTGTAATCCATGCGCAGGATCGAAACATTCAAGGTAAAGTCAGAGATGCCGTTACAGGAGAAGTTTTGGGAAATGTAACTATTAACGTGAAGGGAAGTAAGCAATCTTTACAAACAAAAGCTGATGGTTCCTTTATTTTACCGACAAATCCGAATGCGATCCTGGTCATTACTTCTACAGGATACAAACCTCAGGAAGTAAAAGTTGGACAGGCAGAATCCTTGGAAATTAAATTAGAATCTTCCAATCAGCAAATTGATGAGGTTGTTGTTGTGGGCTATGGAACACAGAGTAGGAGAAGTGTGACCGGATCTATTGCTAAACTTGATAAAGAGGTACTTCAAAATTCTCCTAGATCTAATGTTGCAACTGCACTTCAAGGAAGTATTCCGGGATTACAGGTTGTCAATAAATCTGGTCAACCAGGTGCAGCTCCCATGCTAAAGTTACGAGGAGGAGCTTCTATTAATAACCCAGGAGGGCCGTTAGTTATTGTTGATGGGGTAATTCGTGATTTGAATGATATTAGTTCTGAAAATATTGAATCGATAGACTTATTAAAAGATGCTTCTGCAACAGCTATTTATGGTGCTAGAGCAAATAATGGAGTACTTCTTGTAACTACAAAAACAGGTAAATCGGGTACTGCTAATGTATCATATAAATTTGTAGGAGGATATAATCAACGTAGAGCCGGCTATGCATATATGAATGCGGGTGATTATATAAAATATACACGGCAAGGCTACTTAAATGCTGGACGATCATTGGAATCTGTCAATAGTTCAAGGGGACTAGGGATTTCTTCTGATCCTGCTTACAATGCTTCATTTGACATTAGAAAATTCACCGATGAATTAAAGCCATTATTAAATGAGGGTTGGAAGCTTGTTGATGATCCCTATGGAGGCCAGATAATTTATAAAGATCATAGTGGTGAAGTAGAGAATGCTTTATTTAGAAATACTTATACGAAAGATCATTATGTAAATGTCACTGGAGGGAATGAGAAAGGAAAGTATTTCGCAGCGTTTGATGCTTATGATGAAGATGGGGTTATAGTTGGATCTAGCTATAAAAGGTATACAGGAGATATCAATGGTTCATATAAGTTAAAACCAAATGTGGAAGTATCTACCAATGTTACACTCTCTACTGCTTCTCAATATGGTACTCCATCTACGGAAACCAATGCACTTTATAGGACATTAGCAATTTGGCCTACTTTTAATCCGTGGATTGATGAAGCGCAAACACAGCCAAATCCGGGAGTTTCTGCAAGTGATGGTAATCCCCTATACTGGTTAGGTAGGTTAAAGCGTAAAAATGAAACGAATCGTATTGTGGCAAATGCTTCATTAAAATGGGACATTATTCCCGGACTTTATTTCAAGGCAACAGCTAATGCCTATATGAAAGAAGTGTTAAATGAATCTTTTCAGATGTCAACACAAACATATTCTAACATTTTTTCAAATCCACAAACCATTGGTAGTACTTCAAGAGATGCTTACCGTAACTTGAATAGAGATTTTCAAACACAGTTTAATGGTATCTTGAATTATTCGAAAAGCATTGCCGAAAAGCATAATATTTCAGCAATGGTAGGTGCGGAATATTTTAAGGTTAAGACTGATTACATGCAAGTGCATGGAAAAAATGCACCTACAGATGATATCACTACCGTCAATGCCTCTACCGTTTTTCCTGTAGGAAATAATACAAGCACTGCGTCTGAATACCGCATCATTTCTTCCATGGGACGTCTTGCATATGATTATGATGGCAGAATTTTGGTGAATGCTGTTTATCGATTGGATGGAACTTCAATACTGGCACGCGGCAACCGTACCGGATTTTTTCCGGGAGCATCTGCCGGCTGGAATATGCATCAGGAAGAGTTTTTTAAAAAATCTGTTCTTTCAAAATATATTACTACGTTCAAACCACGATTAAGTTATGGGGAGAACGGAAATATTGCAGGATTAGAGCGTTACCAAGTACAGGGAGTGTACAACGTGCAGCCTAGTTACAATGGTCTTGCAGGTTATTTAAATACTTCACCAGTAAATAAGAATCTAGCCTGGGAAACAAGTAAAACAACAGGTGCTGGTTTAGACTTAGGCATACTGAACAATCGTGTTACAGTATTATTAGATTATTATGATCGTCGCACAAGTAATTTGTTAACTAATTTGCTATTACCAAGTTATACTGGTTTCCCTTCCATTACAACAAATTTAGGAACGCTTCAAAATAAAGGATTTGAAATTGCTGTTCAATCTCAAATATTAAAAGATCCTGAAGGTTTTAACTTAAGTATAGGCGCAAATGCAGCTTTTGTTAAAAACAAAATTCTTGAACTTCCTTATAATGGGAATGAAAATAATAGACAGGGTGGTTTGCAAATCTATGACCCAGTTTCGGGTCAGGTGAAGTGGGTTGGTGGCTATCAAGAAGGTCATACTTTGGGGGATATTTATGCTTACAAGCAGGTTTCTATCTTTAAGGACGATGCAGAAGTAACTCAAATCGCAGGAAATAGGACTGATAATATTGCCGGAATTACTGGACCGAATCTACCAATTGGGAAAAATGGACGTATAACACCAGGAGATGTAAACTGGCAGGACGTTGACGGTAATAATATTATTGATTCTCGTGATCAAGTGTATATAGGGAACATCAACCCTAAATGGACTGGTGGCTTTACAACAAACATGAGTTATAAAGGATTCAGTATGTTTTCTAATTGGGAATTTGCATTGGGTCATACTATTTATAATGATTTGGTAGCACGTACATTAGGTAATTATCAAGGGACTTTTAATTATTTAGAAATGCAAAAACAGGCATGGTCTCCAACGAATACAGATACAGATATTCCAAAAGTTTACTTTGCAGATCAGGTTTTAGGATCGAAACAAAACTATACAAGAGGAAATAATGCAAATCCAAATTTGAACAGTAATAACTCAAGATTTTATGAGAAAGGAGATTACTTAGCTCTTCGTGAGATTACGCTTTCTTACGATCTTCCGAAATGGTTGCACTCAAAAACTCATATTCTTTCACGTGCTCGAGTGTATGTAAGTGCGAACAACCTATTTTATATCACTAAATTTTCTGGACCAACACCTGAACCGCCAGTAGATGTAAATAATGTAACAACAGGCGTATATGGAGGTACATATCCAACTCCGAGGTCTTATGTATTGGGCGTTCAACTTTCTTTTTAATTGTATTAATTGAAACTATCATGAAAAAAACAATATTAACATATCTTTTTTTAGGAAGCCTAATCTGTATGGGATTAAACTCCTGTACGAATGATTTAGAACTTACACCGATCAGTAACTATAGTGATGAAATTTATTGGAAGACAGCTGATCAATTTGAAGCGTTTGCTGTGGGTTTGCATTCAAGATTTAGAACGAATGAACGTAATTTTTTACTTTTAGGTGAATTACGTGCCGGTCTATTTGGTAATGATCCAGGAACTACGGCGTCCTTCACAGGTGAAGCATCACAAGGTTTAGAAAGAATGTGGCAACACAATCTAGATATGGATAATTCTGGAGTGACTAATTTTGCTAATTTGTATGAACAGATTAATCAGCTTAATTTGATGATTAGTAAACTAAATACAACAACTGTGCTTACTGAAGGAAGCAAGAATTATTACCTTGGGATTGCACATGGTATGCGTTCTTTTTACTATTTTCAATTGTATCGTACCTGGGGAGATGTTGTCATTCAAACAGATGCATTACCAAGCAACATTGATGTTTCCAATTTAGCGAAAGCTGCATCACCGGCCGCTGATGTTATGAAATTGATCAAAGCGGACTTAGAAAGCTCAATTTCAGCTTTTGGTACTGATTATTCTATACGTCAAGAACGTTCTTTTTGGTCTAAAAATGCGACTTTAATGCTCAAAGCAGAGGTCTATTTGTGGTCAGCGCATCGTGAGGGCGGTAAACCAGATGCTACTATTGCGAAAAACGCACTTACAGATGTGAAATCCAATTTGCCATTAGCTTTGCAAACAGACTTTAATAACGTAAATGATGTAAAAAGTAGGGGCAATAATGAGATGATATTTGTGCTTCGACATAAACTGAACGAGGCTACTCTTGGATTTATTACTGATTTTGTTCCCAATTCAAATATTCTTGTTAACTTTTCTGATTCATTGACTAATCGTAAATTTAGCGTAACACAAGATAATTATGGAGGCTTATTAAGGATACCAACGCGTATTAGTACATATCGTAATTATAATGACCTAGATACCCGTAAAAATATATCTATTCAGGCTGCATACACTAAAGATGGTAATGGAAACTATAAAATTGCTGGCTGCTTCCTTAAGAAATATCAGGGTGAGCAAAATGCGGGTTCTAGGGTCTACACCAATGACTATGCATTGTATCGCTATGCTGATCTATTACTATTGATGGCAGAAGCTAAAGTAATTTTAGGAGAAAATCCAAAAGAAGAAATCAATCAGATTCGTACCCGTGCTTTTGGAAGTAATTATAGTGAAAGTGTATTTGGATATCCAAATCAAGCAGTGGATAAAAATGCAAATGAAGCGATATTGCAGGAACGAAAATTGGAATTTTTAGGAGAAGGCAAATATTGGTATGATCTCAGAAGATTTGGAGATCAGTATGTGTTTTTACATACAGGTTTATCTGCACAAGAATCCTATAAATTGTTTTGGCCTATTGATCGTACTTCTTTAACCAACAACAGAGCTCTTAAACAAACGGCTGGTTATCCTGAGTTTTAATTTTACTAAAATACAAGTACTGCAATAACAAAATCCCGGTTATTCCGGAACCTAACCACAAAAATTCTACTCCATAACGGAGTAGAATTTCACTTTAGAAAAATCTAATTATTATATATGATCACAAAAAAAATAGATGGCTTAATTGCCGCCCCTTTCACGCCATTTGACGAGAATGGAGCATTAAATTTAGCACAAATACCAAATTACTACCAGTCTTTAAAAAATAATAAGGTTACGGGAGGCTTTATCTGTGGGTCAACAGGTGAAGGAGTTTCATTAACTTTTCAAGAAAAAGTCGATGTCTTAAAAGCATGGACCAAGTTAACAAAAAGCGATCCTGATTTTAGTTTAATGATTCTCTTAGGAGGTACAAACATTAAAGAATGCCGAGAGTTGGCCACAATTGCTGAAGCAGAAGGCGTAGACGCTATTTCATTTACATCACCATTTTATTTCAAGCCTTCAAATGTGGATCAGCTTGCTAAATGTTGTGCCGCTGTTGCTGAAGCAGCTCCCAATACGGCATTCTATTATTATCATATTCCGGTGTTGACAGGTGGTAATTTTCCAATGATTGATTTACTGAAAGCAGTAGATGGCAAAATTCCGAATTTTGCAGGAATTAAGTATACACATGAAGACTTTATGGATTTTCTATCTTGTATGAACTATGCGGATCGAAAGTATGATATGCTGTGGGGCAGAGATGAGAATATGCTATCTGCTCTAGTATTAGGAGCAAGGGGAGCGGTTGGGAGTACTTACAATTATGCCGCACCATTATATTATGACCTGATCAAAGCATTTGATGACGGTGATTTCGACAGGGCAAATGATCTTCAGCAACAATCTATTGATATGATTACCCTGCTTGGAAAATATGGCGGTATTTCAGTAGGTAAGGCATATATGAAACAGGTTGGACTAGACTGTGGAGAATTTCGACTACCAGTCAAAAATATGACTGCAGAGCAATATAAATCATTCGAATCTGATGTTAAAAAATTGAATTTTAATTCTTTCTGTTCAAAATAGTTTAACGGCAATTAATTGAAAACAAAAAATATTTTTCATTTTTTGTGAAACTCGACATCAAATTTAAATGAAAAGAGCCCGTTTCCATTTGCTTTTTAAAGATGGAAACAGGCTCTTAGCTGTCTATTTATTTCAGTTTATTTGACAGGAACGAGACTGATTGAACTAATCTCAGGTAGTGAATTTCCCGTAATTTCAAGCGCTTTTAGTTCCGCTTTTAAAGCGGTGTCTCCAAGTGCCTGTTGTGAAATTTCAAATGTTCCTGTTTCAACATCTACAAATTGGCTACCTTTGGTTGCCTTGAGTTGATAAGATAAGTTGTTCGTTCCGAGACTTAGCGAAATAGTTCCTGATTTTTGCTCGTGCGGAAGATAATTAACGACTATCTTATAGGTGCCAGGACGCTGGATTTTTACATCCCACGCCACTTGATCGGATTTTTTAGACCAGTCGCCAATTGCATTTGGACGATTCGGATCATGAGTCGTTGCGCCAATAAGTTTAATTCCTCCAGTACCGATTAATTTAGCATTGTTAGCCGTTAAGATTATTCTACCATCTTTTTGAGTTAATATCTGTTGCTGTATTACTTGAGGAGTTCCTTTGATTTCTGCAACAATAACCATTGGCATCTGTCCTTTAAAGTCCGCAGGTAATTGGATTGTTTTTCCCGCAGCAGATTTTGATATCTTTAATGATTTTTTAGAACTTCCTAATAAATAGGCTTTATGAATAGTACTCGCCAATGGTACTTCTATACTGCCATTTGATGGAATATCGAATACATGGAAATATAGTTTACCATCTTTTTGAGTACAATAGCCCCAATCTAATCCTTGAAACGGACTTGCAGTGGTTCCATATATGGATTCATTATTTACTTTCATCCATTGACCGATGTCCTTAAGTAGCTTGACGGCTTTCTCTGGAATAGCACCTTCACCATCCGGACCAACATTGAGTAGGAAATTTCCACCTTTACTTACTGTTTCGATAAATAGACGCATTGTTTTATCAAATGATTTCCAGTTCTGGTCATGTGCACTATAGCCATAGCTTTCATTCATCGTGTGGCTCACTTCCCAGTCCATACCCGGAAGACCTGTTGGTGGTATATATTTTTCGGGAGTTCCAATATCCCCATTTTTATTTTCAAGACCATCCCAGAAACGGTTATTGACAATAACCCGAGGTTGCCATTTAATTAAATCTGTAAGAATACGTTTTGTACCCCAGCTCTCACCCTGATGATTTTTACTACTAAAGTCAAGCCATAGGACATCCAGACCTCCATAATTATTCGCAAGCTCTTTCACCTGCCCATATAAATAATCTTTATAGACTTCATGATTGGGCTTATAGCCAGTAGGGTTGGGGTTTAAATAAGAAAGACCTTCATATGAGTCCGGATGTTGCCAATCTAATAATGAATAGTAAGCACCCGCTTTTAGACCTTTAGCACGAAAAGCTTTAACGACTTCTCCGTAAAGATCACGTCCTTTAGGTGAAATATTAGTACCTCCTGTGATGTCATTTTTTAATGAATAAGGTTGTTGACTATTAAAAATTGAGAATCCTTCGTGGTGACGTGAGGTTATAATAACATACTTCATGCCTGCTTCTTCTGCAAGGGATGCCCAAGCAGAGGCATCAAATTTTGAAGCTGTGAATTTTGGTTTTAAAACTTCGGCATATGGCTTGCTCGGTACTTTTGCCCATGCTTGAATCCATTCGGCATAATGTTGTGGATATTGTTTTCCTTCCCAGCTACCTCCAGCGGCACTGTAAAGTCCCCAATGGATGAAAAGTCCAAATCGGGCTTCTCTGAACCACGCCATCCGACTGTCTTTTGTTTCCTCCCATCCGGATACTCCTTCGTATGGAATAGATTGCGCATTACTCGATAATACTGCTGTCGATAATAATCCTAAAAGAGCAATTTTCTTAATTATTTTCATTTAGTTTTTATGGTTTATGTTGATATTATATATCTACTATAGAATACCCTTTAACTTTTATTCTTTATCAGTTCCAAAGAAAGCGAATTATTTTTTATTTGAAAACTTTGGAATATGAATGTTACCATAATTATTTAGGACATTTTATTCGTTGTGAATAATACTAATCATTGGAAGAAATAGGTTTTATTGGTGTGCTGAATCTACCAACCTCCATTTCTTTTCGATAGGTTCTCGGATTTTTATTCATAATTTCTTTAAAAAACTTATTGAAGTTTGTTAAATTTTGATAACCGCTAGCATAACATACTTCTGAAATATTCAGATTCTTATCTTCCAGCAATTTGCAGGCATGTCCTATGCGTGTTTCATTTACGAATTTAGAAAACGATTTTTGGGTGTGTTTTTTGAAGAACCTGCAGAAAGCATTTGAGTTCATATTTAAGAGGCTAGCCGCTTCCTGCAATGAAACGGTTTCTCTAAAGTTTTGCATTACGTAAACATAAATGATGTTTATCCGTTTATTATCCTTTTCGCTGTAAACAGGTTTATATGTCCCTGATGATAAATGATCATATTCGGTACTTTGATGCAATAATGCTATAAGATTTAGGAAACCGGTTATTTTTGAAAAAGAATCTTTATGGACTAGATCCCGCATGAGTGTCATTGCATTTTTTAATGTACTCCCATAAAAACGTAAACCATCTTTAGTCTTATCAATAAATTTTTGCATGGCTTGAATTGTCGATTGATCATCGGTCAATTGAATAAGAAAGTCAGCTGGAAAGTAAATAACAAGAGCTTTAGCACGCTCATGGTAGTCTGGCTTTAAAAAAGCATCATCATTATGCCAAATATGTGGAATGTTAGGCCCGATTAATACCATATCTCCTGCACTAAATGAGTCAATATGATTACCAACAATACGTTTGCCGTAACTTTCTTCGATAAGGACTAGTTCGCATAGTTCATGAAAGTGCAAAGGATTACTAAAAAAAGCTTCGTCCACATGTTTGATATGTATTGTTTTCTTCGGAAGTGGACTGATTTCTATTAATTTAGCTTTCATTCGTCTAGATAATTGGCTTGTAACCTACGAATATATAAATTTCGGTATAATAAAACAATTTTTGATCTTTTGTGATCTTCGATCGCTTTTTAGGGATATATAGTTGTAAAAGATGAACTGCTGATGTTGATTTATGCTAATTAAGCATTAGAACAATGTGATGGATGAGTGGCTCCCCATAAGTTAGGTGATCAAATCTTGAATCGTAAAATTTTTGATATTGTAAATGGTCGCTAGTTTTAAAGGAAAAAAGTCTCCATGATAGCCATAGCATTTCAAGTTATAAAGAGCATCATAAATTAAACATAGGTTTACTATGACGCTGAAAGAAACAAATAAATTACACAAAAAAGGTATTAACGTCAATATACTGTCATTATTTGTTAATGAGGTTGTATTTTATGAGGTTGAAGATCCTTAATTTTATTTTTTATAAATGAAGAAGAACTGCTGTTAGCAAGATACATTATAAAACCTTTGTATTATTTTATTAACCTAATAAGCGAATACAACTAATTTGCTTTGTTTAAAATCGCTGTACTGCGATTTAAAATAAAAGCTTAGAAGTTATAAATCGTATTAAACATGAAAAAGAAAGTCGTCGTCGTATCCCTCTTATTGAGTGCCATTGTGGTCGTCGGATTGTTTACCTTTAAGAAGGAAGATCCTGTTGATTTTAGTGCTGAAGTGAAACCTATCCTTAATAAGCATTGCATTACTTGCCATGGTGGCGTAAAGAAAAATGGAGGTTTTAGTTTGCTTTTCGAAAATGAGGCATTTGCTAAGGCAGAGTCTGGTAAGCCGGCTATAATCGCAGGCGATGCAGATCATAGTGAATTTATTAAACGGTTGACCATTGATGATCCCGAGTTAAGAATGCCATACAATGCACCACGATTGAGTGATGATGAAATCGACATCTTGAAAAGATGGATCAACGAGGGGGCGAAATGGGGCAAGCACTGGGCTTATATGTTACCTGAAAAAGTTGAAGTACCTAAACCATTTTCTTTTGCTGGTTTATTTGGAATGAATCCATCGGGTATATCCAATAATATCGATTATTTCGTTCAGGATAAAATGAAAGAGAAAGACCTGTCTTTTTCAAAAGAGGCAGATAAGGAGACCTTATTGAGACGACTGTATCTAGATGTGGTCGGTATTCCACCAAGTTTAACCGAATTGCAATCATTTGTAAATGATACGAGGGGAAATGCTTACGAGTTAAGAGTTGATAGTTTACTAGCTTCACAACAGTATGGTGAAAAATGGGCTAGTTGGTGGCTGGACTTAGCCCGATATGCGGATACTAAAGGTTATGAAAAGGATGGGTCAAGACAAATATGGCCTTATCGCGATTGGCTCATTAAAGCTTTTAATAAAGATATGCCTTTCGACGAATTTACGGTACAGCAATTAGCGGGTGACTTATTACCTGATCCAACTAAAGATCAACTTATTGCAACTGCTTTTCACAGAAATACAATGAATAATGATGAAGGGGGGACCGACAGCGAAGAGTTTCGTGTGGCCTCTGTTCTAGATCGGGTCAATACAACTTACCAGGTTTGGTTAAGTACAACTTTTGAGTGTGTACAGTGTCACAGCCATACTTACGATCCATTTAAATTTGAAGAGTATTATAAATCTGTTGCTTTTTTTAATAATACACGAGATGAAGATACCCAAGGTGATCATCCAAGGTTGCGGTTCTATAAGGCCGAAGATGAAAGCAGAGTGGATAGTATCAAATCTTGGTTGACCCAGAAAGGGAATCAAAAGCTGATTCGTTCTACAGACTTATTCTTGCATACATTGGAACCAAAAATTCATGCACATTATAGTGATCAGGTTGAAAATGGCGCTTTGTATGATACTAAATGGCTCGGAATACGTTCAGGAGGAAGTGCTCGATTGAAACACATCACCTTGCAGGGTAAAAAGCAATTTTATATTAATTATTGGACATCATTAAATGGAGGTGCCATAGAAGTCAGAAAGGGTAGTAAAACAGGCCCGTTACTGACGACAGTCCAATTGCCAAGTACTTCAGGAAGACAAGTTATTCAAGCAGATCTGAAGGAAGATACCGGAGTTCATGACCTTTATTTAATATTTAAGAATGCAACAGCAGCAAAAGATCAGCCGATTTGTATGATTGAGTGGTTCGCATTGCGCGAAGGGTTTCCAGTATCTGCAGACCCGGAGTCCCAGCGTATGCAAAATAACTTTATGCAACTGATTAATACAAATCCTGAAAGTGTACCTGTGATGATTGAAAATCCTGCAGAAATGCATCGTAAAACACATGTTTTTGAGCGAGGAAATAGATTAGCGCTAGGTAAAGAGGTGCAACCTGCAGTTCCTGAAACATTAAATCCTTTTCCAAAGGGAGCTCCTAACAATAGATTGGGCTTTGCTAAATGGATTGTAAGTAAAGATAATCCTTTGACAGCACGTACTTTGGTAAATCGAATTTGGGCGCAATTATTTGGACGCGGGTTGGTGGAACCACTAGGAGATATGGGGACGCAGAGTACACCATCTATGCATATTGATTTATTGGATTACTTAGCGCTAGATCTCATGCAAAATAAAAAGTGGAGTATGAAAGCGCTTACTAAGGATATTGTTATGTCTTCCACCTATAAGCAATCATCGAGTTTAAATCAAGGAGATGCGGAGAAAGATCCGGCTAATATATTTCTAGCGAGAGGACCACGATTCAGACTTTCGGCAGAGCAGATTCGGGATCAGACATTAGCCGTAAGTGGTCTTCTAAGTTCTAAAATGTATGGACCTTCGGTGATGCCCTATCAGCCGGATGGTGTATGGATGACGGTATATAGTGGTGAATCGTGGGCAACAAGTACAGGTGAAGATCAATTTAGAAGGGGGTTATATACATTTTTAAAACGGACAAGTCCTTATCCTTCATTTATTTCTTTTGATGCATCGAGTCGAGAGGTCTGTTTGGTTGATCGGATCAGAACAAATACTCCATTACAAGCACTAACCACGTTAAATGATCCCGTTTATCTGGAGGCAGCTAAACATCTTTCGACACTCATGCAGAAAGAAGGGGCAGGAGATTCTAAAAAAATAATTTCTTATGGTTATAAGAAACTGATGTTAAAAAATCCGAGTGCAGAAAAAGTGGTTGCACTGGAAAAATTATATAAAGAAGCATTACAAAATTTTAATAAAAAACCGGCAGAGGCGGCTAAATTCATGGCTGTTAATGCGAGTGATTTAAAAGATCCATCTTTAACATCAAAGGCTGCCTACATGGTGGTAGCCAATGCTTTATTAAATCTGGATGAATTTCTTACAAAATCTTAAACGACATGAAAGATCTCGATAAATTATTTCGTGAATTGCAACAGCAGAAATTGCAGGCGGTAACGCGTAGACATTTTTTGAAAGATTGTGTGGCAGGTGTTGGAAGCATAGCATTAGCAAGTTTTTTGGCAAGTTGTGGAGGGAACTCCAGTGGATCTGGAGCTATAGATTTAAATGCATTAAATCCACTTGTACCAAAATCACCTCATTTTCCTGGAAAAGCAAAAAGTGTCATTTACTTGCATATGGCAGGGGCTCCTTCACAATTGGAACTTTTTGACTATAAGCCAGTGTTGCAGACATTACATAATCAACCCTGTCCTGAGTCACTATTAGCAGGTAAAACTTTTGCATTTATCAGAGGTACTCCTAAAATGCTAGGTCCTCAAGCGACTTTCAAACAGTATGGGCAAAGTGGAGCTTGGGTTTCCGATCATCTACCGCATTTTAGTAAAGTTGTGGACGATGTCAGCTTTTTAAAGGCTGTACATACAGACCAGTTTAATCATGGTCCTGCACAGATGTTTATGCAAACTGGTAGTGCAAGATTGGGTAGGCCTAGTATCGGATCTTGGGTAACTTATGGTTTAGGATCAGAAAACAGCAACTTGCCAGGTTTCGTAGTATTGACTTCAGGAGGAAAGACTCCTGATGCCGGAAAAAGTGTTTGGGGATCAGGATTCTTACCTTCAGTATATCAGGGTGTGCAATGCCGTTCGAAAGGTGATCCTGTTCTATATCTTGCCGATCCGGAAGGCATGAGCAGAGACTTAAAGAGACATGCTATCGATGCGATTAATGAAGTCAACAAGGACGAATATAATACCTATAAGGATCCTGAAACATTATCTCGAATAGCCCAATATGAGATGGCTTACAAAATGCAGGTCGCGGTTCCAGAGGTTATGGACATCAGTCAAGAACCGGCGCATATTCATGAATTATATGGTACAGAACCGGGTAAAGAGTCTTTTGCGAATAATTGTTTATTAGCACGAAAACTGGTCGAACAAGGAGTCCGTTATGTACAGTTGTTTGATTGGGGATGGGATAGTCATGGAACTAATGCCTCCGATTCTATC
This region includes:
- a CDS encoding dihydrodipicolinate synthase family protein, encoding MITKKIDGLIAAPFTPFDENGALNLAQIPNYYQSLKNNKVTGGFICGSTGEGVSLTFQEKVDVLKAWTKLTKSDPDFSLMILLGGTNIKECRELATIAEAEGVDAISFTSPFYFKPSNVDQLAKCCAAVAEAAPNTAFYYYHIPVLTGGNFPMIDLLKAVDGKIPNFAGIKYTHEDFMDFLSCMNYADRKYDMLWGRDENMLSALVLGARGAVGSTYNYAAPLYYDLIKAFDDGDFDRANDLQQQSIDMITLLGKYGGISVGKAYMKQVGLDCGEFRLPVKNMTAEQYKSFESDVKKLNFNSFCSK
- a CDS encoding alpha-L-fucosidase, with the protein product MKIIKKIALLGLLSTAVLSSNAQSIPYEGVSGWEETKDSRMAWFREARFGLFIHWGLYSAAGGSWEGKQYPQHYAEWIQAWAKVPSKPYAEVLKPKFTASKFDASAWASLAEEAGMKYVIITSRHHEGFSIFNSQQPYSLKNDITGGTNISPKGRDLYGEVVKAFRAKGLKAGAYYSLLDWQHPDSYEGLSYLNPNPTGYKPNHEVYKDYLYGQVKELANNYGGLDVLWLDFSSKNHQGESWGTKRILTDLIKWQPRVIVNNRFWDGLENKNGDIGTPEKYIPPTGLPGMDWEVSHTMNESYGYSAHDQNWKSFDKTMRLFIETVSKGGNFLLNVGPDGEGAIPEKAVKLLKDIGQWMKVNNESIYGTTASPFQGLDWGYCTQKDGKLYFHVFDIPSNGSIEVPLASTIHKAYLLGSSKKSLKISKSAAGKTIQLPADFKGQMPMVIVAEIKGTPQVIQQQILTQKDGRIILTANNAKLIGTGGIKLIGATTHDPNRPNAIGDWSKKSDQVAWDVKIQRPGTYKIVVNYLPHEQKSGTISLSLGTNNLSYQLKATKGSQFVDVETGTFEISQQALGDTALKAELKALEITGNSLPEISSISLVPVK
- a CDS encoding AraC family transcriptional regulator; translated protein: MKAKLIEISPLPKKTIHIKHVDEAFFSNPLHFHELCELVLIEESYGKRIVGNHIDSFSAGDMVLIGPNIPHIWHNDDAFLKPDYHERAKALVIYFPADFLIQLTDDQSTIQAMQKFIDKTKDGLRFYGSTLKNAMTLMRDLVHKDSFSKITGFLNLIALLHQSTEYDHLSSGTYKPVYSEKDNKRINIIYVYVMQNFRETVSLQEAASLLNMNSNAFCRFFKKHTQKSFSKFVNETRIGHACKLLEDKNLNISEVCYASGYQNLTNFNKFFKEIMNKNPRTYRKEMEVGRFSTPIKPISSND